The window TTGGAGGAGGGCGGCTGCAGCTGGCCCGCCGCGTCGGTGATCTGCATCCGCTGCAGCCAGGCCTCGAACTCGGGCGCGCGCTTCAGTCCCATCGACTCGCGCAAGAAGAGCGCGTCGTGAAAAGACGTGCTCTGGTAGTTGAGCATCACGTCGTCCGCGCCCGGCACGCCCATGATGAAGTTGATGCCCGCGGTGCCCAGCAGCACCAGCAAGGTGTCCATGTCGTCCTGGTCGGCCTCGGCGTGGTTGGTAAAGCAGACATCGCAGCCCATCGGCAACCCCAGGAGCTTGCCGCAGAAATGGTCTTCCAGGCCCGCCCGGATGATCTGCTTGCCGTCGTACAGGTATTCGGGCCCGATGAAGCCGACCACGGTGTTGATCAGCAGCGGCTGGTAGCGGCGTGCCAGGGCATAGGCGCGCGCCTCGCAGGTCTGCTGGTCGACGCCGAAGTTGGCGTCGGCCGAGAGCGCGCTGCCCTGGCCCGTCTCGAAGTACATGAGGTTGCGGCCCACGGTGCCGCGCGCGAGCGACTGCGCCGCCGCATGGGCTTCATCCAGCAGCTCGGGCGTGATGCCGAAGGAGCGGTTGGTCTTCTCGGTGCCGCCGATGGACTGGAACACCAGGTCTACGGGCGCGCCGGACTCGACGAGCTTGATCGCATGGGTCACGTGAGTCAGGACGCAGCTCTGCGTCGGAATGTCGAAGCGCTGGATCACCTCATCGAGCATGCGCAGCAGGTCG is drawn from Variovorax sp. PBS-H4 and contains these coding sequences:
- a CDS encoding ethanolamine ammonia-lyase subunit EutB; this translates as MRYRTTLHSQAFAFDDLRQVMAFASPARSGDYLAGIGAATAQQRMAARHVLAETPLTQFLNEALIPYEDDNITRLIIDGHDAAAFAPVAHLTVGDFRNWLLSEQANTQTLTALAPGLTPEMVAAVSKLMRNQDLIAVARKCCVVTRFRDTVGLPGHLAVRLQPNHPTDDLRGIAASLLDGLLMGAGDAVIGINPVSDSLQHLGDLLRMLDEVIQRFDIPTQSCVLTHVTHAIKLVESGAPVDLVFQSIGGTEKTNRSFGITPELLDEAHAAAQSLARGTVGRNLMYFETGQGSALSADANFGVDQQTCEARAYALARRYQPLLINTVVGFIGPEYLYDGKQIIRAGLEDHFCGKLLGLPMGCDVCFTNHAEADQDDMDTLLVLLGTAGINFIMGVPGADDVMLNYQSTSFHDALFLRESMGLKRAPEFEAWLQRMQITDAAGQLQPPSSNRLLADMRSLEALK